One segment of Clostridium botulinum DNA contains the following:
- the rpoD gene encoding RNA polymerase sigma factor RpoD, producing the protein MAEGGKESMEQKVKNKAEKGKEDKSAKMAMVKGLIDKGKKNGSLTYKEIMDEIDHIDLSPEQIEKIYEVLEMMGIEVIGGATDAPEVEEEIDLTVLEGIAIDDPVRMYLKEIGKVPLLSSEQEIDYAKRIEEGDPVAKKKLAEANLRLVVSIAKRYVGRGMLFLDLIQEGNLGLIKAVEKFDYRKGFKFSTYATWWIRQAITRAIADQARTIRIPVHMVETINKLIRVQRQLLQELGRDPFPEEISKVMELPVDKVREIQKIAQEPVSLETPIGEEEDSHLGDFIPDDEAPAPAEAAAFTMLKEQLINVLDTLTPREEKVLRLRFGLDDGRARTLEEVGKEFNVTRERIRQIEAKALRKLRHPSRSKKLKDYLD; encoded by the coding sequence ATGGCAGAAGGAGGTAAAGAAAGTATGGAGCAAAAAGTTAAGAATAAGGCCGAAAAAGGAAAAGAAGATAAAAGTGCTAAAATGGCCATGGTAAAAGGTCTGATTGATAAGGGTAAGAAAAATGGTTCTTTGACTTATAAAGAAATTATGGATGAAATAGACCATATAGATTTAAGTCCAGAGCAAATAGAAAAGATTTATGAAGTACTTGAAATGATGGGAATTGAAGTAATAGGTGGGGCAACTGATGCGCCAGAAGTTGAAGAAGAGATAGATTTAACAGTTTTAGAGGGAATAGCAATAGATGATCCTGTTAGAATGTACTTAAAAGAAATCGGTAAGGTACCTTTATTATCATCAGAACAAGAAATAGATTATGCGAAAAGAATTGAAGAAGGCGATCCAGTAGCTAAGAAGAAGCTTGCAGAGGCTAATTTAAGATTGGTAGTAAGTATAGCTAAAAGATATGTTGGTAGAGGTATGTTATTCCTAGATTTAATTCAAGAAGGAAATTTAGGACTTATAAAAGCAGTAGAAAAATTTGACTATAGAAAGGGTTTTAAATTTTCTACTTATGCAACATGGTGGATTAGACAGGCAATAACTAGAGCTATTGCGGATCAAGCTAGAACTATTAGAATACCAGTTCATATGGTAGAGACTATCAATAAATTAATAAGAGTTCAAAGACAATTATTACAAGAATTAGGCAGAGATCCTTTCCCAGAAGAAATTTCAAAGGTAATGGAATTACCAGTAGATAAGGTACGTGAAATTCAAAAAATCGCTCAAGAACCCGTATCATTAGAAACACCTATTGGTGAAGAAGAAGATTCTCATTTAGGTGACTTTATACCAGATGATGAAGCTCCAGCTCCAGCAGAAGCAGCAGCATTTACAATGTTAAAAGAGCAATTAATAAATGTATTAGATACTTTAACTCCTAGAGAAGAAAAAGTTCTAAGATTAAGATTCGGATTAGATGATGGAAGAGCTAGAACACTTGAAGAAGTAGGAAAAGAGTTTAATGTAACAAGAGAAAGAATTAGACAAATTGAAGCTAAAGCATTAAGAAAGCTTAGACATCCATCAAGAAGTAAGAAATTAAAAGATTATTTAGATTAA
- a CDS encoding CotS family spore coat protein, translated as MEPELNLLEKSNLSPDIIKNTVLKHYNLQNAKVDIVKFKDTAKQRAVYKVDDNNKCYCLKKVYYDLPDLLYVYSANEWVYRYGIKVPKFIPTIDNNRFVYYSDMLFILTPWIDGVKCNFDDLNHVILSIKKLANMHLISINFQPILGSSYKVGLDDYYISTLKHFEQLLTISNQAFKYKDDFSKEFISNFDVNLYLAKLSLDIAYNIDNDELSTSLCHGDYVNKNIIFTKDLEACLIDFDKCKVDYCAKDLAYFMRRLLKRENTNWNVNLALSIIKNYNDIFKLTPSDLRYLLAYICFPQKYWRISRDYYRNISKCNKTAFLTLLKNTTSKSDAQYNFALELLTKIKNEFNILLI; from the coding sequence ATGGAACCAGAATTAAATTTATTAGAAAAATCAAATCTGTCACCTGATATAATAAAAAATACTGTTTTAAAACATTATAATTTACAAAATGCTAAGGTAGACATAGTTAAATTTAAAGATACTGCTAAACAAAGGGCTGTATATAAAGTAGATGATAATAATAAATGTTATTGTTTAAAAAAAGTTTATTATGATTTACCAGATTTACTATACGTATATTCTGCTAATGAATGGGTTTACAGATATGGTATAAAAGTTCCAAAATTTATTCCTACCATTGATAATAATAGATTTGTATATTATTCAGACATGCTATTTATACTAACCCCCTGGATAGATGGTGTGAAATGTAATTTCGATGATCTAAACCATGTTATACTTTCTATAAAAAAGCTTGCTAATATGCACCTTATTTCAATAAATTTCCAACCCATTTTAGGAAGTTCATATAAGGTAGGTCTTGATGATTATTACATATCAACCTTAAAACATTTTGAACAATTATTGACTATATCTAATCAAGCATTTAAATATAAAGATGATTTTTCTAAAGAATTTATATCTAATTTCGATGTTAATTTATATCTTGCAAAACTCTCTTTAGATATAGCTTATAATATTGATAATGACGAATTAAGCACTTCACTATGTCATGGTGATTATGTAAATAAAAATATAATTTTCACTAAAGATTTAGAGGCTTGCTTAATAGATTTTGATAAATGTAAGGTAGATTACTGTGCTAAGGATTTAGCTTATTTTATGCGTAGACTTCTTAAACGTGAAAATACAAATTGGAATGTTAATTTAGCTTTATCTATAATAAAAAACTATAATGATATTTTTAAACTAACCCCTTCTGATTTAAGATATTTATTAGCTTATATTTGTTTCCCTCAAAAATATTGGAGAATTTCAAGGGATTATTATAGAAATATATCTAAATGTAATAAAACAGCTTTTTTAACACTTTTAAAAAATACAACATCTAAGAGTGATGCGCAATATAACTTTGCACTAGAATTACTTACAAAAATAAAAAATGAGTTCAATATACTCTTGATATAA
- the ppdK gene encoding pyruvate, phosphate dikinase, giving the protein MTKKYVYLFNEGNASMRNLLGGKGANLAEMTNLGIPVPYGFTVTTEACNKYYEDGKAISDEIINEIYNCLQKLESVSGKEFGSNENPLLVSVRSGARTSMPGMMDTILNLGLNDEVVESMAKLTNNPRFAYDSYRRFVQMFSDVVMGIENRLFENKIEEIKDKKGVEFDTDLDENDLKVLVSEFKAIYKKEKGEDFPQDPKTQLLEAVTAVFRSWNNPRAIVYRRLNDIPGEWGTAVNVQEMVFGNKGETSGTGVVFSRNPATGENLIYGEYLMNAQGEDVVAGIRTPLPISKLKEQDPKIYEEFVNIVSKLENHYKDMQDMEITIEEGKLYFLQTRNGKRTAQAALKIAVDLFNDGMITKEEAVLKVEPKQLDTLLHPTFYTEALKQANPIAKGLPASPGAACGKIAFTAEEAKDRAALDEEVILVRLETSPEDIEGMVAAKGILTVRGGMTSHAAVVARGMGTCCVAGCGTIKVDEVKRTLTVGDKVYTGDDFISIDGTSGNVYGEKIKTVIPEISGYFEIFMRWADEIRKLKIRANADTPKDAKQAVEFGAEGIGLCRTEHMFFAEDRIMAVRQMITAKDEQQRRVALDKILPMQRGDFIGIYEALEERPVTIRLLDPPLHEFLPSTDQDIKTLSKEIGLTFEELKLTVDNLHEFNPMMGHRGCRLAVSYPEIAEMQARAIIEAAIEVKANKGYNIIPEIMIPLIGDIKELKYVKDVIKNTAEEVIKEKNADLEYKIGTMIEIPRAALTADEIAKEAEFFSFGTNDLTQMTFGFSRDDASKFLTDYYDKKIYEQDPFAKLDRDGVGALVKIAVEKGRETRPDIKLGICGEHGGDPSSIEFCHDLGLNYVSCSPFRVPLARLAAAQAQVRNNR; this is encoded by the coding sequence ATGACCAAAAAGTATGTTTATCTTTTCAATGAGGGAAATGCTTCAATGAGAAATTTACTAGGAGGTAAAGGCGCAAATTTAGCAGAAATGACTAATTTAGGTATACCTGTACCTTATGGGTTCACAGTTACAACTGAAGCATGTAACAAGTACTATGAAGATGGTAAAGCCATTTCAGATGAAATTATAAATGAAATTTATAATTGTTTACAAAAACTTGAAAGTGTTAGCGGAAAAGAATTTGGAAGCAACGAAAATCCATTATTAGTATCAGTAAGATCTGGAGCCAGAACTTCAATGCCAGGAATGATGGATACTATTTTAAATTTAGGATTAAATGATGAAGTAGTAGAAAGTATGGCTAAATTAACAAATAATCCTAGATTTGCTTATGATTCTTACAGAAGATTTGTTCAAATGTTTTCAGATGTTGTTATGGGAATAGAAAACAGATTATTTGAAAATAAAATTGAAGAAATTAAAGATAAAAAAGGTGTGGAATTTGATACTGATTTAGATGAGAATGATTTAAAGGTATTGGTATCTGAATTTAAAGCAATATATAAAAAGGAAAAAGGGGAAGATTTCCCACAAGATCCTAAAACTCAGCTACTTGAGGCTGTAACTGCAGTATTTAGATCATGGAATAATCCTAGAGCCATTGTTTATAGAAGGCTTAATGATATTCCAGGTGAATGGGGTACAGCGGTAAATGTACAAGAAATGGTTTTTGGAAATAAGGGTGAAACATCTGGAACTGGTGTTGTGTTCTCAAGGAATCCAGCAACAGGTGAAAATCTTATATATGGTGAATACTTAATGAATGCACAAGGTGAAGATGTTGTAGCAGGTATAAGAACACCACTTCCAATATCAAAATTAAAAGAACAAGATCCTAAAATTTATGAGGAATTTGTTAATATTGTAAGTAAATTAGAAAATCATTATAAAGATATGCAAGACATGGAGATAACTATAGAAGAAGGAAAATTATATTTCTTACAAACTAGAAATGGTAAGAGAACAGCTCAAGCAGCATTGAAAATAGCTGTTGATTTGTTTAATGATGGAATGATAACTAAAGAAGAGGCTGTATTAAAAGTTGAACCAAAACAACTAGATACATTGCTTCATCCTACATTTTATACAGAGGCGTTGAAACAAGCAAATCCTATTGCTAAAGGTCTACCAGCATCTCCAGGTGCAGCCTGTGGTAAGATTGCATTTACAGCTGAAGAAGCTAAGGATAGGGCAGCTTTAGATGAAGAAGTTATTTTGGTAAGACTTGAGACATCTCCAGAAGATATAGAAGGTATGGTTGCAGCAAAAGGTATTCTAACAGTAAGGGGTGGAATGACTTCTCATGCAGCAGTAGTTGCTAGAGGAATGGGAACTTGCTGTGTAGCAGGTTGTGGAACTATTAAGGTTGATGAAGTTAAGAGGACTCTTACAGTGGGAGATAAGGTATATACTGGTGATGACTTTATTTCAATAGATGGTACATCTGGAAATGTATATGGAGAAAAAATTAAAACTGTTATACCTGAAATATCAGGTTATTTTGAAATATTCATGCGTTGGGCTGATGAAATAAGAAAATTAAAAATTAGAGCTAATGCAGATACTCCAAAGGATGCTAAACAAGCAGTTGAATTTGGTGCAGAAGGAATAGGACTTTGTAGAACTGAGCATATGTTCTTTGCAGAAGATAGAATAATGGCAGTAAGACAAATGATTACAGCTAAAGACGAACAACAAAGAAGAGTTGCACTTGACAAGATATTACCAATGCAAAGAGGAGATTTTATAGGTATATATGAAGCTTTAGAAGAAAGACCTGTTACTATAAGATTACTAGATCCACCTCTACATGAATTTTTACCAAGTACAGATCAAGATATAAAAACTTTATCTAAGGAAATAGGATTAACTTTTGAAGAGTTAAAGCTTACAGTTGATAATTTACATGAGTTTAATCCAATGATGGGTCATAGAGGTTGTCGTCTTGCAGTATCATACCCAGAAATAGCAGAGATGCAAGCTAGAGCTATTATAGAGGCTGCTATAGAGGTTAAAGCAAATAAAGGATATAATATTATTCCGGAAATAATGATTCCTTTAATAGGTGATATAAAGGAATTAAAGTATGTTAAGGATGTAATAAAAAATACCGCTGAAGAAGTAATAAAAGAAAAAAATGCTGACTTAGAGTATAAGATAGGAACAATGATAGAAATACCAAGAGCAGCATTGACAGCAGATGAAATTGCTAAAGAAGCTGAATTTTTCTCATTTGGAACAAATGATTTAACTCAAATGACATTTGGTTTTTCGAGAGATGATGCTTCTAAATTCTTAACAGATTATTATGATAAGAAGATATATGAACAAGATCCGTTTGCTAAATTAGATAGAGATGGCGTTGGAGCTTTAGTTAAAATTGCAGTAGAAAAAGGTAGAGAAACAAGGCCTGATATTAAATTGGGTATATGTGGAGAACATGGTGGAGATCCATCATCAATTGAATTCTGTCATGATTTAGGACTTAATTATGTTTCTTGTTCACCTTTTAGAGTACCGCTTGCTAGACTTGCAGCAGCACAAGCACAAGTTAGAAATAATAGGTAA
- a CDS encoding DUF4342 domain-containing protein — MTNITLEKVDMIIERTGVSYAIAKQALEECNGDVLEALIYLEEASKDEENVEYNIYNDKEDKENMTVEELKNFIKDLIHKGNITRIKIKKEDTELIDIPVNAGIAAGVIAVLIPPILVAGVIAAVATKITIEITKKDGSVEVINKYVCKVSNDVKDKAVDIADKMKSKVDEVKNKVKTNNGEDKSKVYTGNETVYTYKVDFDDQD, encoded by the coding sequence ATGACTAATATTACATTAGAAAAAGTAGATATGATAATAGAAAGAACAGGAGTTAGCTACGCAATAGCTAAACAAGCGTTAGAAGAATGTAATGGAGATGTTTTAGAAGCATTAATTTATTTAGAAGAAGCAAGTAAAGATGAAGAAAATGTAGAGTATAACATTTATAATGATAAAGAAGACAAAGAAAATATGACTGTAGAAGAATTAAAAAATTTTATTAAAGATTTAATTCATAAAGGGAATATAACAAGAATAAAGATTAAGAAGGAGGATACTGAGTTAATAGATATTCCTGTAAATGCAGGAATAGCCGCTGGAGTTATTGCAGTATTAATTCCACCAATATTGGTAGCAGGTGTAATTGCAGCAGTTGCAACAAAAATAACAATAGAAATAACTAAAAAAGATGGTTCAGTCGAAGTTATCAATAAATATGTATGTAAAGTTTCAAATGATGTGAAAGACAAAGCCGTTGATATTGCAGATAAGATGAAATCTAAAGTAGATGAAGTAAAGAATAAAGTAAAAACAAATAATGGTGAGGATAAATCAAAGGTATATACTGGTAATGAAACAGTTTATACATATAAAGTTGATTTTGATGACCAAGATTAA
- a CDS encoding tRNA (adenine(22)-N(1))-methyltransferase, whose translation MDLSKRLNWILEYVDKCNTVMDVGTDHGYIPIYLVKNKIVEKAIASDINKDPLQKAKINASLDGVIDKIDLRLGGGLSLLKKNEVQGVIIAGMGGNLIRDILEKDINKVRKLDYLILQPAQNPEVLREYLYNSNYEILNEDLCFDEGQFYELFKVKYKMGENTKLDPIFYEISPVMLKENNKLIKEYIKSKIEKYNKILSFIKEETETAKLRKEEIHTKIKMLEDFIR comes from the coding sequence ATGGATTTAAGCAAAAGATTAAATTGGATATTAGAATATGTTGATAAATGTAATACTGTTATGGATGTAGGAACTGATCATGGATATATACCAATTTATTTAGTAAAAAATAAAATAGTAGAAAAAGCAATTGCCAGTGATATAAATAAAGATCCGCTTCAAAAAGCAAAGATTAATGCCTCATTAGATGGAGTCATAGATAAAATAGATTTACGCTTAGGGGGAGGTCTTTCACTTTTAAAGAAAAATGAAGTACAAGGTGTGATAATTGCTGGAATGGGTGGAAATTTAATAAGAGATATCTTAGAAAAAGATATAAATAAAGTTAGGAAATTAGATTATTTAATTCTTCAACCAGCACAGAACCCAGAAGTATTAAGAGAATACTTATATAATAGTAACTATGAGATTTTAAATGAGGATTTATGCTTTGATGAAGGTCAATTTTATGAATTATTTAAAGTGAAATATAAAATGGGTGAGAATACTAAATTAGATCCTATATTTTATGAAATAAGTCCAGTAATGTTAAAAGAGAATAATAAGTTAATAAAAGAATATATAAAAAGTAAAATTGAAAAATATAATAAAATTTTAAGCTTTATAAAAGAAGAAACAGAAACAGCTAAATTAAGAAAAGAAGAAATACATACTAAAATAAAGATGTTAGAAGACTTTATAAGATAG
- the dnaG gene encoding DNA primase, producing the protein MQIPQEIIEKVKEQTDIVDIISESVRLKRTGKNFIGLCPFHSDKTPSFSVSQEKQIYKCFSCGEAGNVLTFIMKQKNLTFVEAVKYLANKANIPINLHSNETPQFIKKREILYKINVEAGRYYFTNLQKIHLAKDYFLNRGIKEATIKKFGLGYSKNSWRDLITYLRTKGYKDDFLLEAGLVSKNQEKGNIYDRFRNRVMFPVFDVKGRVIGFGGRVLDDSKPKYLNSPETTIFQKGINLYGLNFAVKNKLKEDYMIIVEGYMDLITLHQYGVTNVVASLGTALTNNQAKLLKRYTNNVIISYDADIAGQTATLRGLEILRNSGFEVKVLIIPQGKDPDEFVRSNGKDAFLKLAREALPLIEYRIKRIGEGINLKDRNNLIKYGEKVAKILADLNPVEKDVYIKKISEDTGIKEQALYDLLSQVMSKNQKEDNYVNKKEDFGTKLYVEPAYLKAERALLKLMLNQEIYDQIKDSMSSGDFILDSHKRIYSLILESKNENSNNIESYVENRCDEIESSKEWIAIKELEVLDLSNKDKLINDYLNEVKCFKLQLEINDLKNEQKRLEDKGMIEESIKLAVKLTNLEILKKRKRG; encoded by the coding sequence TTGCAAATTCCACAAGAAATTATTGAAAAAGTAAAAGAACAAACTGATATAGTGGATATTATATCAGAAAGTGTAAGATTAAAAAGAACAGGAAAAAATTTCATAGGATTATGTCCATTTCATAGTGATAAAACACCATCATTTAGCGTTTCCCAAGAAAAACAAATATATAAATGCTTTTCATGTGGAGAAGCTGGTAATGTTTTAACTTTTATTATGAAACAAAAGAATCTTACATTTGTAGAAGCTGTAAAGTATTTAGCTAACAAAGCTAATATCCCTATAAATCTACATTCTAATGAAACGCCTCAATTTATTAAAAAGAGGGAAATATTATATAAAATTAATGTAGAAGCGGGAAGATACTACTTTACTAATTTGCAAAAAATACATTTGGCAAAAGATTATTTTCTTAATAGAGGAATAAAAGAAGCAACTATAAAGAAGTTTGGTCTTGGATATTCTAAGAATAGTTGGAGAGATCTAATTACTTATTTAAGGACTAAGGGATATAAAGATGACTTTTTATTAGAAGCAGGATTAGTTTCAAAAAATCAAGAAAAGGGAAATATATATGATAGATTTAGAAATCGAGTAATGTTTCCTGTATTTGATGTAAAAGGTAGAGTCATTGGGTTTGGAGGAAGAGTATTAGATGATTCAAAACCTAAATATCTAAATTCACCTGAAACTACAATATTTCAAAAAGGAATTAATCTTTATGGATTAAATTTTGCAGTAAAAAACAAGCTTAAAGAGGATTATATGATAATTGTTGAAGGGTATATGGACTTAATAACGCTTCATCAGTATGGGGTAACAAATGTTGTTGCATCATTAGGAACTGCTTTAACTAATAATCAGGCTAAACTCTTAAAGCGATATACTAACAATGTTATTATATCATATGATGCAGATATTGCAGGGCAAACAGCTACTTTAAGGGGTCTTGAGATACTTAGAAATTCTGGCTTTGAAGTTAAGGTGCTTATAATTCCACAAGGAAAGGATCCAGATGAGTTTGTAAGAAGTAATGGAAAAGATGCTTTTTTAAAACTAGCAAGGGAAGCACTACCTTTAATAGAATACAGAATTAAAAGAATAGGAGAAGGCATAAATTTAAAGGATAGAAATAATTTAATTAAGTATGGAGAAAAAGTAGCGAAAATTTTAGCAGACTTAAATCCAGTAGAAAAAGATGTCTATATAAAAAAGATTTCAGAAGATACTGGTATAAAAGAACAGGCACTATATGATTTACTTTCACAAGTAATGTCAAAAAACCAAAAAGAAGATAATTATGTGAATAAAAAGGAAGATTTTGGAACAAAATTATATGTAGAGCCTGCATATTTAAAAGCAGAAAGAGCTTTACTTAAATTAATGTTAAACCAAGAAATTTATGACCAAATTAAAGATAGTATGAGCTCAGGGGATTTTATATTAGATTCTCATAAAAGAATATATTCTTTAATATTAGAATCTAAAAATGAAAATTCTAATAATATAGAATCATATGTGGAAAATAGATGTGATGAAATTGAAAGTTCAAAAGAATGGATTGCAATAAAAGAACTTGAGGTTTTAGACTTAAGTAACAAAGATAAGTTAATCAATGATTATTTAAATGAAGTAAAGTGTTTTAAACTACAGTTAGAAATCAATGATTTAAAAAATGAACAAAAAAGGTTGGAAGATAAGGGTATGATTGAGGAGTCTATAAAACTTGCAGTTAAGTTAACAAACTTAGAGATATTGAAAAAAAGAAAGAGAGGTTAA
- a CDS encoding deoxyguanosinetriphosphate triphosphohydrolase: MNIREKIEYFENLTFVKEASFSSCSLGRDKKEEEDDIRTCYMIDRDRIIHSKSFRRLKHKTQVYIKTFGDHYRTRLTHTLEVAQVARNIGVGIGLNENLIEAIALGHDLGHVAFAHNGEEVLNEYLKEGFRHNEQSVRVVKKLENNGKGLNLSKEVIDGILNHSGFGDKSNKSLTLEGTVVKYSDKIAYLNHDIDDSIRAGLLKESDIPSDIKRVLGNSSDERMETLIKNFIKTSNNNIENGIKKVSLGEEIEEIMIKLRKFMFENIYLGNTLKRERDKAKFILWQLLNYYSNKPEEMPELYKNIVEKEGLKRGVADYIAGMSDDYCLSLFNRLYVPKLVIY, encoded by the coding sequence ATGAATATAAGGGAAAAAATCGAGTATTTTGAAAACTTGACATTTGTTAAAGAAGCCTCTTTCTCCTCTTGTTCTTTAGGCAGAGATAAAAAAGAAGAAGAGGATGATATCAGAACTTGCTATATGATTGATAGAGATAGAATTATTCATAGTAAATCATTCAGAAGGTTAAAACATAAAACACAGGTATATATAAAAACATTTGGTGATCATTATAGAACCAGATTAACTCATACCTTAGAAGTTGCACAAGTAGCTAGGAACATAGGCGTTGGTATTGGCTTAAATGAAAATTTAATTGAAGCCATAGCGTTAGGGCATGATTTAGGTCATGTTGCATTTGCACATAATGGAGAAGAGGTTCTGAATGAATATTTAAAAGAAGGATTTAGGCATAATGAGCAGAGTGTTAGGGTTGTAAAAAAATTAGAAAATAATGGCAAGGGGCTTAATTTAAGCAAAGAGGTTATTGATGGAATTTTAAATCATAGTGGATTTGGTGATAAAAGTAATAAATCATTAACATTAGAAGGAACTGTAGTAAAATATAGTGATAAAATTGCTTACTTAAATCATGATATAGATGATTCTATAAGAGCTGGGTTATTAAAAGAAAGTGATATTCCTAGTGATATAAAAAGAGTCCTAGGTAATTCTTCAGATGAGAGAATGGAAACATTAATTAAAAATTTTATAAAAACATCAAATAATAATATTGAAAATGGAATTAAAAAAGTTTCTTTAGGTGAAGAAATTGAAGAAATTATGATTAAACTTAGAAAATTCATGTTTGAAAATATATATTTAGGAAATACATTAAAGAGAGAAAGAGATAAGGCGAAATTTATATTATGGCAACTTTTGAATTATTATAGTAATAAACCAGAAGAAATGCCTGAATTATATAAAAATATAGTAGAAAAAGAAGGACTAAAAAGAGGCGTAGCAGATTATATAGCTGGTATGAGTGATGATTATTGTTTATCTTTGTTTAATAGATTGTATGTTCCTAAATTAGTAATATATTAG
- a CDS encoding helix-turn-helix transcriptional regulator, with protein sequence MKLSNRQEEIIKLVKEHQPITSEALAEKLGLTRAAIRADLSILTMIGILDARPKVGYIYSGKSSSGMLHDYITEIKANAIMSKPITVSEETMVYDAIVFLFLNDVGTLFVENEGVLTGAVSRKDFLKIAIGGTDIHKVPIGVIMTRMPNIVCGNKDDNAYDLAKKIIEHEIDSIPIVESLEKIGDKEQFKIIGKVSKTNITKLFVKLGK encoded by the coding sequence TTGAAGTTATCAAATAGGCAAGAAGAAATAATTAAGTTAGTAAAAGAGCATCAACCAATCACAAGTGAAGCTTTAGCAGAAAAGTTAGGTTTAACAAGGGCTGCAATAAGAGCAGATTTATCAATACTTACAATGATAGGTATTTTAGATGCTAGACCTAAGGTAGGATATATATATTCAGGTAAATCTTCAAGTGGTATGTTACACGATTATATAACTGAAATTAAAGCTAATGCAATTATGTCTAAACCAATTACAGTTAGTGAAGAAACAATGGTATATGATGCAATTGTATTTTTATTCCTTAATGATGTTGGTACGCTTTTTGTAGAAAATGAAGGTGTTTTAACTGGAGCTGTTTCAAGAAAGGATTTTCTTAAAATTGCTATAGGAGGAACAGATATTCATAAGGTACCAATTGGAGTAATAATGACTCGTATGCCAAATATTGTATGTGGAAATAAAGATGATAATGCATATGATTTAGCTAAAAAAATAATAGAACATGAAATTGACAGTATCCCCATTGTAGAATCGTTAGAAAAGATAGGTGATAAGGAACAATTCAAGATAATAGGAAAAGTTTCCAAGACTAATATTACAAAATTGTTTGTTAAATTAGGAAAATAA
- the recO gene encoding DNA repair protein RecO, which produces MIFLALFESKAVIIKSQDFKENDKLVWLYTEELGKIAAIAKGAKKSKNKTFSITLPLCYGEYMLYKGKNLYTIQEGKSINSFQGLLENLDKLTYSSYLCELIDICTPDDEKNKQIFIDLVTTFYLLDTNALEYELLVRAFELKLLKNTGYSLELDNCCMCKKKIISSNYISLSNYGGVCDECPKEYGLYISKATYNALKFLLKMKIDKVYRLNLTDKIKEELEKITSYLICNNYSKKPKSLEMLKFIKE; this is translated from the coding sequence ATGATCTTTCTGGCACTTTTTGAAAGTAAAGCTGTTATTATAAAATCACAGGATTTTAAAGAAAATGATAAATTAGTTTGGCTTTATACAGAAGAGTTGGGTAAGATTGCTGCTATAGCAAAAGGGGCAAAGAAAAGTAAAAATAAAACTTTTTCTATTACTTTGCCTTTGTGCTATGGTGAGTACATGTTATATAAAGGTAAAAATTTGTATACGATTCAAGAAGGGAAGAGTATAAATTCTTTTCAAGGATTATTAGAAAACTTAGATAAGCTTACTTACTCATCTTATTTATGTGAACTCATAGATATATGTACACCTGATGATGAAAAAAATAAACAGATTTTTATAGATTTAGTTACTACTTTTTATCTTTTAGATACAAATGCTTTAGAGTATGAACTATTAGTAAGAGCATTTGAATTAAAATTATTAAAAAATACAGGATATTCTTTAGAATTAGACAATTGTTGTATGTGTAAGAAGAAAATCATCTCATCTAATTATATAAGTTTATCTAATTATGGTGGGGTATGTGATGAGTGTCCTAAAGAATATGGATTATATATTTCAAAAGCTACTTATAATGCTTTAAAATTTTTATTAAAGATGAAAATAGATAAGGTATATAGGCTCAACTTAACTGATAAAATCAAAGAAGAATTAGAGAAAATAACAAGTTATTTAATATGCAATAACTATTCTAAAAAACCTAAAAGTTTAGAAATGTTAAAATTTATTAAGGAGTGA